In the genome of Segatella copri, one region contains:
- a CDS encoding phosphatase translates to MKTLLDVHTHTIASGHAFSSLQEMTMAAKEKGLEILGITEHGPHIPGTCNPIYFRNLHCVPRQLYGIRLMLGAELNILNTQGDIDLDEDYWRILDIRIAGIHSLCWQGGTREENTQGVINAMRNPFVQIISHPGDGTAELDFEALMKVSKETHTLLEINNHSMAPIRHKTVAAPNNLELLELAKKYETPVIFGSDAHFSAMIADYSNIMPLVEKAEFPEELVLNYQPEKFMAYLKPTPEK, encoded by the coding sequence ATGAAAACATTATTAGACGTTCATACACATACCATAGCATCGGGTCATGCCTTCAGCAGTTTGCAGGAAATGACCATGGCTGCAAAAGAAAAGGGGTTGGAAATACTGGGAATCACAGAGCACGGACCACATATCCCGGGCACCTGTAATCCCATCTATTTCAGAAACCTGCATTGCGTTCCCCGTCAGCTCTATGGAATCAGGCTGATGCTGGGAGCAGAACTCAACATCCTCAATACCCAGGGCGATATTGACCTCGATGAGGATTACTGGCGCATACTTGATATCCGAATCGCTGGCATTCATAGCCTTTGCTGGCAGGGAGGAACCAGGGAAGAAAACACGCAGGGAGTCATCAACGCCATGCGCAATCCATTCGTGCAGATTATCTCCCATCCTGGAGATGGAACGGCAGAACTGGATTTCGAGGCTCTGATGAAGGTTTCCAAGGAGACGCATACCTTGCTCGAAATCAACAATCACTCCATGGCTCCCATCCGTCACAAAACAGTGGCAGCTCCTAATAACCTGGAACTGCTGGAACTTGCCAAGAAGTACGAAACACCTGTCATCTTCGGAAGTGACGCCCACTTCTCTGCCATGATTGCCGACTACAGCAACATCATGCCGCTGGTAGAGAAAGCAGAGTTCCCGGAAGAGCTGGTTCTCAACTATCAGCCGGAGAAGTTCATGGCTTATCTCAAGCCTACCCCAGAAAAATAG